From a region of the Chrysemys picta bellii isolate R12L10 chromosome 7, ASM1138683v2, whole genome shotgun sequence genome:
- the LOC112060575 gene encoding probable protein BRICK1, which produces MSLQEDPVQREIHQDWANREYIEVITSSIKKIADFLNSFDMSCRSRLATLNEKLTALERRIEYIEARVTKGETLT; this is translated from the exons ATGTCGCTGCAAGAGGACCCGGTGCAGCGCGAGATCCACCAGGACTGGGCCAACCGCGAGTACATCGAAGTGATCACCAGCTCCATCAAGAAAATTGCGGATTTCCTCAACTCCTTTG ACATGTCCTGCCGCTCCCGGCTCGCCACCCTTAACGAGAAGCTGACCGCGCTGGAGCGACGGATCGAGTACATCGAGGCCAGG GTAACAAAGGGCGAAACTCTGAC